A region of the Elusimicrobiota bacterium genome:
CCATCCTTCCCAATATTTCAAAGTCCAGGCTGGCAAAAAAAATAGTGAACCTAAAATTACAAAGACGCCGATGAAAAGCAGGATTACCTTTTTTTTCAGCGTTTTTAAATTCACTTCTTCGTTCATATTTCCTCCTTGTGCTCACGAAAACTTTGAGTAGATTATACCACATTGCTGCGATCCAATTATATTTTGGCAGTCTATAAACTTATGTATTGTCCAATCCGATTCTAGTGTGTATAATTATGTAAGAGTTAATTTATGAAAAAACTGATATTTATTGTATTCACAATATTATTTGTGTACGGCTGCACAGTGTTCAGTATCACGCCAAGCGCTAAACGCAACCCTGTACTACAGAGCGTACGGTTATCAAATGATGTGGTACTCACACATCTTGGCGCGGTACATATGTACGTTATGGGAATCGTTAATACTGACTTTCTACCAGCAGGGTTTATGATCGAAACTCCGGATAAAATAATATATATCGATCCTTTAGGATTTACAGACCCCAAACCTGCGGACTATATTTTTGTTACGCATGCACACAGTGACCATTTGGCGTTGAATGATATCAAGAAAATAGCTAAACCCGGGACTGTTGTTATCGGGCCATTGGAAGTTACTAAAACATTACGCGGGTACACAACAAAAAATGTAGTACCAGGCGAAAAATGTTCTATGGACGGTATCAGCTTTGAAGTAGTACCGGCGTACAACGTTAAACCCGGGTTTTTGGGTATAATCCCTCACGCGAAATCGAGTAACAAAGCTGGGTATATTATTGAAACCCGCGATGTGAGGATCTACCATGCCGGGGATACGGACTATGTCCCCGAAATGGATAATATCAAAAATATTACCGCAGCGCTTCTGCCTATCAACGGCGATAACTTATCAATGAGTACCGAACGTGCAGCTGAGCTGTCCAACAAAATCGCGCCGTCTATCGTAATCCCCATGCATTACGAACCCGGGAAAAACTATGCGCAACAATTTGAACGGCTTGTAGATAAACAAATTAAGGTAATAGTATTGGAGTAAGAGAGGGTTTAAGGAGCTGTATTTAATGAACCTACACGAGTTGGGATGGAACGAATTCCACGAGAAAAATTATAACGAGATAAAGACGCAAACAACTTTTCCTGCCCGAGTTGTAAAAGCAGATAGAGAAAAATATTTGGTTTACAGCGCTTTTGGCGAGCTAACCGCTGAGCTTCGAGGAATATTGCGGTTCAAGCCGGAATCGATGAACACTTACCCTGTTGTCGGCGACTGGGTGGCTGCAGAAATGATGGATGAAGGCAATACTGCCATAATCGCCGGCGTTCTTCCGAGAATGAGTAAGTTTTCCAGAAAAGTGGCTGGCGATGTGACAGACGAGCAGGTGTTGGTAGCGAATATTGACACCGTGTTTTTGGTCAACGGCCTTGACGGCGATTATAACCTCCGGCGCATTGAGCGTTACCTGTCCGTTACACAGGAAAATAAATTGACTCCTGTTATCGTACTGAACAAAACCGATATGTGCCCGGATGTTCAGGAAAAGATTAAGGAAGTGGAAACTGTTGCGTTAGGGATTCCTATAGTAACGATGAGCGCTCTTAATAGCGATGGAATCGACAATATCCGGAAATACATTGTTGCAGGAACTACCACCGCCTTCCTGGGCTCTTCGGGCGTAGGAAAATCAACAATTATTAACCGCCTGCTCGGAGAAGAAAAACAGAAAGTCGGCGCGGTGCGCGCACGTGACTGCCGGGGGATGCATATAACCACCCAGCGAGAAATGATACTGCTTCCCGGCGGCGGGATTGTTATTGACAACCCCGGGTTACGCGAACTACAACTATGGATAAACGAAGGTACGTTAACTAAAACTTTCAATGATATTCAGGAACTTGCGGTTGGATGCAAATTCAGTGATTGTACACATACCAATGAACCCGGTTGCGCTGTGACAAGCGCAATAGAAAACGGCAAGCTGGATGATAAACGGCTGCAAAGCTATATTAAACTGAAGAAAGAACTGAAGTATCTAGCGACCCGCAAACTAACAAAAGCGCGGAATGTAAAGATAGTTACTGAAAAGAAAATCAGTAAGTTAGTGAAACAGATATATAAGCACAGAAGAAAGAATAGGTATACGGTTGACAATTAACTAACGCTATTATATAATGACCATATATTATAGTCATACGACCATATTATATGGTCATACGTTTTATTGGGAGGGTATTTATGTTAGAATCCTTGTTCGGCAATATAGTAGCTGAAAAAGTGTTGTTCTTCATACAAGCGTACGGAGACGGATACGCAAGGAAAATGTCCAGGGTATACGATATACCGCTCAACGGTATTTTACAGCAGCTACGGCGCCTGGAAAACGGCGGTATTATTGTCGGCCAGGATAAAGGCAGGACCAGGTTGTATACATTCAACCCAAGATATCCTTTTCTACTAGAACTCAAAACGCTTCTGCAGAAAGCTATGGACTTATTGCCTGAAGAAGAAATTGTGAAATACTACCGGTTGAGGACAAGGCCTAGAAGAAAAGGCAAGCCGTTATGAACAAAGATTTACGGAATATCGGTACCAAAGAGTTAGCGATTTTGGTAAGCACTGAGTTGGCAAAACACGGGATTGACGCGGTACTGGTAGGCGGGGCGTGCGTATCGATATATTCGCGTAATAAGTACATTTCAGGCGACCTCGATTATATTACGGCTGTACCAACAGAAAAAATTGTTAAAGCGTTAAAAAGTATTGGGTTCACAAAGAAAAAACAATGCCGGGAGTTTATTAACAACAACTGCCCGTTTTTTATCGAGTTCCCCCCGGGCCCGGTCTCCATAGGAAACGAAGTGCCGATAACAAAGTTCAATAAAATAAAAGCTCTTAAGCTATTCACTCCAACGGATTGCGTGAAAGACCGGCTTGCTGCGTTTTATCATTGGAATGACCTGCAGTCCCTGGATCAGGCAATAATGGTAGCAACAGCGCAAGAAGTTAATTTAAAAGAAATAGGACGATGGTCTAAGAGAGAAAACGCGCTTGTGAAATTCAAACGTTTCCGGGAGTTACTAAATTCGTGAAGGGGTTAACTACTACTGTTTCATGCCAATTTTTATTATCTCCCAATGGCCCGTGCTGGTTGAACCGCATCGTTTGATAATATTTTTGTTTCTCAACCGTTTCAAATATTCCTTTACTGTATCTGAATCAATATTTAACGCCTGCGCTATTTCTGCCCGTGATATCCTCTCGTTTTCTTTTATTAAAACCAATATTCTGGTTTCTAGCTCTGTTAGTACCTGCAAATGTTTATCCCCCTCAGCTTGGGGGGTAACTAGGGGGGGTAACTGGGGGGGTGGGACGTTGGAAAGTGACCAAAAATCCGCTCTTCAATTTCCTAAACTCTGCCTTTACGTTTGCTTCCTGGCAAGTTGCGAATATCCGTTTCAACCCGGTTTCACTATCTCCCAATAGCCGCCCTTATCCGGCCCAATTCGGCGGATCAATTTCTTTTCTTTTAACTTTGAAAGATTTTCTTTTATTTTCCTATCTGACATTTTTACAATTATTGCTAATTCAGCAATCGTGACGTGTCTATTCCGTCTTATGATAACTAATATTTTCCGTTGATTTACTGTGACCTTTTCTGGGACTTTTACTGTGACCTTTTCTGGGACCTTTACAGTGTCCCTTACAGTGTCTTTTACAGTGTCTTTGCCTGGGACAGAGACAACTTCGTTACCGTCGGAGTGTTTGCGTTTAAACACTGTAATAAAATGAGTCCCTACTTCTTTAAACTTAGTACCCGGTTCTTTGGACATAATCAACCTTATGCCCCGTCCCCATTTTTCGATAAAATGTACGCGGTGAAATAGTTCGGATATCAATTCATTCCTGCGTTCTGAAATCATCTCAGTTTTTATTTGGGCTATCGTCAAATTACCGTAAAGTAAGCCCGGGCTTCGTATTTCCAGCCGGTTTTTGAAAATCGCGATGTTCACAGAATCCGGTTCAAAATAGTTGCGATGGCAAAAAGCGTTGATAATTGCTTCCCGGACCGCTTCTTTATCGATTTCCGGGAGGTCTATCCTACGCAAGCCTTCCAACCTCATACCGATATGAATATGTTCTAAGATATACTCCTCGGCACGTTCAATCAGGTAAAACAAGTCGCCGTCAAAATCTTTCATATCAAGCGGGTAAGAAGTGTCCGTAGTAGCAAAAACTGCGCATCTGAGTTTTGCGTTCGAGAAAAACGTTGTTGGTTTTCTGCCAAAAAGGATTATCGCGGTATTCAAAACTTTGCCGTCAATCATTAGTTTGAGTTTGTTTAGTGAACTCTTCAAAGTGTCGTATTTCAACCCAGCTATTTTTAGGAATGATTTGAGCTTACGGGAACTGATATCTCTGACATTAGCTTCCGAACAAATGCCGGTGTCCCACCGAAGTTTGTCTTTATTCTTTGCTAGAATCATATTCTCCAATTCCCTCGCGCTTAACTGCCGGTCTGTAGAACCGACCCGGATGTACGCGCGGTTATACGCGAAATACGGGATTGCTGAACCGGCGAATTTTATGTAGACACATGTTTTACCTGCCAACTTTTTTGCGGTTACGTTCGGAAATATCTTGGGTTCAATATTTTCGGATATTAACCGGGAAACATCGCGTAATGTTTTGTCGCTTATGTCCTGCCCCACGATTTCGCCGGTGTCTTTTATACCGAAATAGAGCTCGCCGGTTTGGTGTTTGTTTAATATAGCGGAAATCGCGATTATTGCTTCTTTGTGTTCAGACGTGCTCTTTTTGAGTTCTAACGTTTCGGATTCACGGATTTTCATCGTATTCTCCCATCCCAACTGTATCAATACTTCACGCGATTACGTAACCAATATGATATTCATTGTACAACTTACTGCGGAAGGAAAGCAAAACAAGAATGTTTTCAAACTGACGATGGATTGCATTTTTTCGAGGATTTTTTTTAAATTATTTGTTATCATAATAGTTGATATATATTGATTTCGACAGAAAATACGTTTTGTTTATTGTTGGTTTAAATGTGAAAGCGGGGTTAAAATGGCAGAAATTTTGGGATTAATTACTACACCGTATGATGAAATGGTAATTATGATAAAAGAATATTACAAGAAGCCTAGGTTTAAGTTATACCATTCCGATTGTTTGAAAGTATTGCCGGAACTTCCAGAAAATTCAGTTGATATGATTTTTGCTGACCCGCCTTATTTTCTTTCAAGCGGTAGCTTTACTTGTCAAAACGGGAAAATGGTAAGTGTAAAAAAAGGCGATTGGGATTTGAGTAATGGAACCCAAAAGAATTTTGAATTTCATGTTGAATGGATAAAAGCCTGCCGACGAATATTAAAACCAAACGGAACAATTTGGATTAGTGGAACGTACCACTCAATTTATCAATGCGGTTTTGCCCTTCAAATTGCGGGATTCCATGTGCTTAACGATATTGCATGGTTTAAGCCGAATGCATCGCCGAATTTGAGTTGCCGTTTTTTTACTGCAAGTCATGAAACACTTGTATGGGCAAGAAAAGATAAAAATGCAAAACATATTTTTAATTATGACTTAATGAAAAACGGCACTTGGCCCGAGGATGCGTTAAAGAAACCCGGTCTTCAAATGCGCTCGGTTTGGGCAATGGGGACCCCTAAAAATATTGAAAAGAAGTTTGGCAAACATCCCACGCAAAAGCCAGAACATTTATTGAAGAGAATTGTGCTTGCAAGTACGAATAAGGGCGATTTAATCGTTGACCCCTTTACAGGAAGTTCGACAACAGGTATTGCCAGTTATCTCTCGGGAAGGAAATTTATCGGTATTGATATTGAATCAAAATATTTGGATTTATCAATAAAGCGATTTGAGGAGTTAGAACGCAATTTGAAAAATAGGTATTCATAAATATGAACACAAAAAACAAAAATATACTCATAAAAAAGATAAACCAGTCCATTTGGTGGCATGTAACACCTAGAGATCCAGACGCATATAAAAAACGTGGAAAGTTTCTTGCATCAACATATCAGCAAGCAGAATTTTATGGCAGGCCAAATGATATTCCTGAAAAAGTAAATATTACGAATCCAGTATATGGAACTTCGGAAACAAATATTCTCAAAATATTATTCCCAATGAATTATAAAAAATTGTGCCTTTCTGACTTAGACGATCGTAAAGATTGGTATAAACGGCGAATCACGCTCGATGCAAAAATGTATAAAAAGGCGCAAAAAATGGGTTATGACGCTATTGTTTTGCTTGGAAGTAGTGCGAATAAATATCTCATGAAAAACAGAAAACCACATTCCATAGAGTTAAATTTATGCAAATAATTACAAGAGCAATAGCTATAAGTAATTTAAAGAAGTATATTGGGCAAGATTTACGAAAACTTGCTCTGCAACATGGAATTACGACTTACGAAACGGGCAAGCAAAATAAGGGTTGGAAAGGACTGGTTTTGGAACGATTGGCAGGACTAAAAACCAATGTTTCAAAAGCGCCGAATGGACTAACTTACGAATTAAAATCTGTTGCTTTCCGCTATGTGAGAGATAATCTTGTACCGAAAGAGACAATGGCGATAACAATGATTAACCCCACAGAATTGAAAGCCCTTCCATTTTTTAAAAGTCATTGTTGGGCAAAGTTTAAAACTATCGTCTTCTGCGCAGTACAGTGGAACGGAAAAAATTCTGAATCAGGAGCGTTATTGAAAGTAGCGAGTTTGGACTTTGCAAAAGATGACGAATTGATAAAAGAAATTAAAGCTGATTATGATTTTATCCGAAATAAACTTATCACCGAAGGTTTTGACGCATTGACTGGAAAAGATGGTAAATGGATACAGGCAAGAACAAAAGGTACTGGTGGAGTAAATCCTCGTACCGGACAACGCCGACCAATTACCCGTGCGTTTTACGCACGAACGGGTTTGGTAAAAAAGATTTTTGAAATAGCGAGCTAATATGACACCACAGATATCATCAATTTTATCAATCATCCATTCTTTATCCTCATTGGATGTTTGACTTTTACATAATCTATTTTGTTCAATAGGCAAAATAGGAAACCCAGCAAGTCTTTTTATAATAGTAATTTGAATTTGAATACGAAAATGAGGTATGATTATCTATGTAGGATTTAATTTTAGGGGAATGGTAGTTCCTTAAAGTTACCAAATTAGCTTTGTTATACAAACCCACTGGGAGGAACTTTGCAGGATTTACTAGTAAACTATAGACCATATAATAAATATTTAGAAAAATTGTTAGTCTCAGAAAATATCAATAATAGTTCTGTAAATGAGGCATTAAATGGTGCTGCATTTCAATATCTTAAAAAGGAAATAGATAACAGTACTTTAAAAAGATGGGGAATCTTTTTTACAGGTCATTCCATGGCTGACCTTTTGATAGAGAATCACAGTAAAGATTTAGAAAAAGGAATTAATGTTTTCGATCCTACTTGCGGCGCTGGTGATTTGCTTATTGCATGTGCTAAGAAATTTCCATATAAAAAAACATTAAAGGAAACTGTTGATTATTGGGGTGAAATGCTGTTTGGTTTTGATGTTCATGAAGAATTTGTAAATACTACAAAACTAAAATTATTATTGTTAGCTAAATCGAAATGCAATTCAGTTGATACATTCAGTATTTCAGAAGTATTTCCAAACATTAAGACGGCAGATTTTTTATCAACAATATTTGATTTTAAAAACATTGACCTAGTTATTATGAATCCTCCATATGTAAATCAAACAATATCTGAAAATGTTGAATGGGGAAGTGGAAAATTATCAATTGCAGCTTTTTTTGTAGAAAAGTGTGTAAAAAATATCTGTGATAAGACTAAGCTTGTTGCTTTATTGCCAGATGTCCTTTGTACAGGGTCACGATATGAAAAATGGAGAAAGATTATTAGTAATAATGCCAAAGAACTTAAGCTTAACAGAATAGGATTATTTGATAAATCAATTGATGTTGATGTTTTTAAATTAGATTTAAAGCAGGGCACAAGTTATAGAAATATAAAATGGCATTTTGCAATCAATTCAAGGAATAAAGTTGATAATTTATTTGATGTGCGTGTAGGAGCGGTTGTACCTCATAGAGATAAGAAAATAGGAAAGAAATATCCATATATATATTCAAGAAACACTCTTCCTTGGAAAGAAATTATACCCTGTCAAGAACAAAGGCAATTTAATAAAACAGTATTTCTTCCACCTTTTGTAGTTGTTAGAAGAACATCTGGTCCAAGAGACAAGCATAGAGCTGTTGCTTCAATTATAAAAGGTAATAAACATGTCGCAGTTGAAAATCATCTTATAATTCTAAAACCAAAAAATGGCGGAATAAAGTTGTGCAGAGAGTTAATGTATAAATTAAAACAACCTTATATAAATGAGTGGCTTAATCAAAGAATAAGTTGTCGTCATCTTACTGTATCTGCAATTGGAGAAATACCATGGAGGGAATAAATGGCTCAATTAAATTTTACCGTAGATAGCGCACTTTTAAGTGAATTGGGCGAAAAATTAGTTCAAAGTGTTCATGTCGCTTTGGTTGAATTAATAAAAAATTCTTATGATGCTGATGCGTCAGAAGTAATAATAAAGTTTGAAAGATATAATTCAGTTAATTTTAAAGGATCTTCTGCATTTCAAGAGGGTGATTTAGCTATAACAAATTTCGAAAACGAGTATAAAAACGAATATGTTCTTGTCAACGAAGTCCTGCAAAAACACAGTATCAATACTAAAAATATTTCAACCATTACAGCAGAACAACTTAGAAATGTTTTCAATGAACTTATTCACATCACGAATCTTATACAACTCCTCGTTGAGAATAAGGAATTGTCAAAAGCTCAAACTGGAGAAACTACTCACGAAACTATATTTGAAAATATGCAGAAATTAGTTGAAATTTACCCGCTCACTTTGAAGAAGAATCATTTTAAAGTTGAAATAACCGATAATGGAGTGGGTATGAATCATGAGGAAGTAAAAAAGTATTGGATGAGAATTGCAACTACAAACAAGGTTGAAAATATTTATTCAAAAATATATGGAAGAAGAAAAACAGGTGCTAAAGGAATTGGTAGATTTTGTTGTAGGAGATTGGGAACTGAATTAAGACTAGAAACAACGTCAAAAAATAATGGCAAATTTGAAAGTACTTCTATTTTTTTTGATTGGTCCAAGTTTCTTCCAGGTAAAGATGTGTCAACTATTAACGTTGTGGGAGAAATGAAGACCGTTAGTGATTCAAAAGTTGGAACAAAACTAATAATAAACGGAAGCAAGATGGATGAATGGAGTAACAGAGGATATGATTTTGTCAAAAGACAATTATCACAACTTGTATCTAATAGAGGACAGCATGTTAAGGGATATAAACCTGATCCGGGGTTTAACATTGTAATTGATGCTGAAGGTACTAGAATGGAAACGAAAGATCTAAGAAATGAGGTTATGGAAGCTGGGTGGGGGGTATTGACTGGTAGAGTTGAAAAAAACGGGATAGCCATATACAATTTAAATGCTTTAAATATAGGAAAAAAGGAAATCAAAGGGGATAAGAAATTTACTGGTCTTGAGGGAATTAC
Encoded here:
- a CDS encoding MBL fold metallo-hydrolase produces the protein MKKLIFIVFTILFVYGCTVFSITPSAKRNPVLQSVRLSNDVVLTHLGAVHMYVMGIVNTDFLPAGFMIETPDKIIYIDPLGFTDPKPADYIFVTHAHSDHLALNDIKKIAKPGTVVIGPLEVTKTLRGYTTKNVVPGEKCSMDGISFEVVPAYNVKPGFLGIIPHAKSSNKAGYIIETRDVRIYHAGDTDYVPEMDNIKNITAALLPINGDNLSMSTERAAELSNKIAPSIVIPMHYEPGKNYAQQFERLVDKQIKVIVLE
- the rsgA gene encoding ribosome small subunit-dependent GTPase A, whose amino-acid sequence is MNLHELGWNEFHEKNYNEIKTQTTFPARVVKADREKYLVYSAFGELTAELRGILRFKPESMNTYPVVGDWVAAEMMDEGNTAIIAGVLPRMSKFSRKVAGDVTDEQVLVANIDTVFLVNGLDGDYNLRRIERYLSVTQENKLTPVIVLNKTDMCPDVQEKIKEVETVALGIPIVTMSALNSDGIDNIRKYIVAGTTTAFLGSSGVGKSTIINRLLGEEKQKVGAVRARDCRGMHITTQREMILLPGGGIVIDNPGLRELQLWINEGTLTKTFNDIQELAVGCKFSDCTHTNEPGCAVTSAIENGKLDDKRLQSYIKLKKELKYLATRKLTKARNVKIVTEKKISKLVKQIYKHRRKNRYTVDN
- a CDS encoding ArsR family transcriptional regulator gives rise to the protein MLESLFGNIVAEKVLFFIQAYGDGYARKMSRVYDIPLNGILQQLRRLENGGIIVGQDKGRTRLYTFNPRYPFLLELKTLLQKAMDLLPEEEIVKYYRLRTRPRRKGKPL
- a CDS encoding winged helix-turn-helix transcriptional regulator is translated as MQVLTELETRILVLIKENERISRAEIAQALNIDSDTVKEYLKRLRNKNIIKRCGSTSTGHWEIIKIGMKQ
- a CDS encoding RNA-binding domain-containing protein, producing the protein MKIRESETLELKKSTSEHKEAIIAISAILNKHQTGELYFGIKDTGEIVGQDISDKTLRDVSRLISENIEPKIFPNVTAKKLAGKTCVYIKFAGSAIPYFAYNRAYIRVGSTDRQLSARELENMILAKNKDKLRWDTGICSEANVRDISSRKLKSFLKIAGLKYDTLKSSLNKLKLMIDGKVLNTAIILFGRKPTTFFSNAKLRCAVFATTDTSYPLDMKDFDGDLFYLIERAEEYILEHIHIGMRLEGLRRIDLPEIDKEAVREAIINAFCHRNYFEPDSVNIAIFKNRLEIRSPGLLYGNLTIAQIKTEMISERRNELISELFHRVHFIEKWGRGIRLIMSKEPGTKFKEVGTHFITVFKRKHSDGNEVVSVPGKDTVKDTVRDTVKVPEKVTVKVPEKVTVNQRKILVIIRRNRHVTIAELAIIVKMSDRKIKENLSKLKEKKLIRRIGPDKGGYWEIVKPG
- a CDS encoding site-specific DNA-methyltransferase, giving the protein MIKEYYKKPRFKLYHSDCLKVLPELPENSVDMIFADPPYFLSSGSFTCQNGKMVSVKKGDWDLSNGTQKNFEFHVEWIKACRRILKPNGTIWISGTYHSIYQCGFALQIAGFHVLNDIAWFKPNASPNLSCRFFTASHETLVWARKDKNAKHIFNYDLMKNGTWPEDALKKPGLQMRSVWAMGTPKNIEKKFGKHPTQKPEHLLKRIVLASTNKGDLIVDPFTGSSTTGIASYLSGRKFIGIDIESKYLDLSIKRFEELERNLKNRYS
- a CDS encoding MutH/Sau3AI family endonuclease, yielding MQIITRAIAISNLKKYIGQDLRKLALQHGITTYETGKQNKGWKGLVLERLAGLKTNVSKAPNGLTYELKSVAFRYVRDNLVPKETMAITMINPTELKALPFFKSHCWAKFKTIVFCAVQWNGKNSESGALLKVASLDFAKDDELIKEIKADYDFIRNKLITEGFDALTGKDGKWIQARTKGTGGVNPRTGQRRPITRAFYARTGLVKKIFEIAS
- a CDS encoding N-6 DNA methylase, yielding MQDLLVNYRPYNKYLEKLLVSENINNSSVNEALNGAAFQYLKKEIDNSTLKRWGIFFTGHSMADLLIENHSKDLEKGINVFDPTCGAGDLLIACAKKFPYKKTLKETVDYWGEMLFGFDVHEEFVNTTKLKLLLLAKSKCNSVDTFSISEVFPNIKTADFLSTIFDFKNIDLVIMNPPYVNQTISENVEWGSGKLSIAAFFVEKCVKNICDKTKLVALLPDVLCTGSRYEKWRKIISNNAKELKLNRIGLFDKSIDVDVFKLDLKQGTSYRNIKWHFAINSRNKVDNLFDVRVGAVVPHRDKKIGKKYPYIYSRNTLPWKEIIPCQEQRQFNKTVFLPPFVVVRRTSGPRDKHRAVASIIKGNKHVAVENHLIILKPKNGGIKLCRELMYKLKQPYINEWLNQRISCRHLTVSAIGEIPWRE